AGAGTTTGCACAAGCAATCAAAGACCAATTTGAGCAATTGTGGGAAGACGGAGAAAAGCAAGGACGAATAATGGCAATTGGCTTACATCCATTTATTGTTGGTCAGCCGCTAAGATTGAAGTACTTAAAGCAGTGTTTATTACATATCAAAAACAAGCCAAATTCTTGGTTAACTACAGGTGAAGGTATTTATGAATGGTTTAGCAGTAATGCTAATTAACAACTATGATTAAAATATAATTTTATTAAGTTATTTGATTTTAAACTATTACATGAAGTCTTTATATGTCTAATTCATCTAGCAGAGTTTTAAAAATTCCCGTTATTGATGCTAATTCAGAAAATATTAAACCTTTTGGATATCTTTTGGGCGATAATGTTAGCAAACCAGGTTTAGAAATTCCTTTTTATCAAGGTAGAGTCATTGAAGGCGAAAATCTTGATTTTATCTATCGTGGTACGGCAACTTTTAGAACCGCGAAAATTATGCCGGGTTATCCAGCTATTATTTGGCTAGAACGCCATATGCATATGACCCAACTATTTGTCGGTTTGGGAAAAGCACCATTCATTATGGTAATGGCACCACCTAATCACGAACAGGGTGAAAATTTACCAGACTTAAATCAAGTGAAAGCTCTAAGATTTCCCGCCGGACACGCACTATTACTACATCTTGGTACCTGGCATGACTTTCCTATTGCCTGCGAGCAACCAGTTGTGATCTTGACAGCAAATTCTGATGAAGTTGTAATTGCTTTAAGTCAAATTAAACAACCTGGAGAAATGAATCAAGGTGATGTTTACAAAGTTTCTCTGCCAATGCGACTAGGTTATGAAATTCAGCTAGATGTAATTAATCAGTGAGTTATTGTATTAGAAGTATATTAGTTGAAAAGCCTCTGATTTGTGATGGAGACTTAAGCGAGAAGTAAATTGTTTATTTGACCTTCAAGTAACATTCAAATAAGCGTTTATTGTGATTGCTGTAATAATTTAGTTTTTAAATCAATGGTTTAGTCAGACTGTTATGAATACACTGACAGACCAACAATTAATGTATAAGGTAAGCAAAAGAAGCATATACTATTTGCCTTGTTGATTAAGAGAAACACTCATAAGAATTAATTCTCATTAACTTCCGATCTGAAGCACTAGTTTTCAAGCTATGATTGACCCTAGTTTGACAATATAACCTAATATATAAATTCGTAGTGTTGTATTTAGTTTTATCTTGTTCACAATGAACAAAAAGCAAGCGCACAGTTGTTATGCGGTTGCAAACAAATTTTATGAGAGTTGATTGCTGATCACAAATTTTTTAATACATGGCTTTACAGAATTGGAAACGTAAGCGTGGTGTTGTACTTACCACTAGAGGTTTACACAAACTTCAAGAGGCAAAGCGTCAGTCAGAAACAAACGAGAATTACGGAAATAGCTACACACTTGAAGAAATGAGCGATTTATCTGGATTGTATCCTAGTACAATCTCAAAAGTAATAAATCGTGAAGGAGGAGTAGATAAAAAAACTATTGAAAAACTATTTTCTATTTTTAAGTTGAAAATAGATAAAAGTGACTATTTAAGCTCAAATACCCACATAGATTGGGGAGAGGCTGCGAGTATCTCAATTTTTTATGGGCGTACAGAAGAACTTGCTATATTAGAACAATGGATTCTTGATGATCGCTGCCAATTGGTAGCATTATTAGGAATGGGTGGTATCGGTAAAACTACTTTATCCATAAAACTTACTCAGAAAATTCAGGAAGACTTTGAGTATGTTATTTGGCGATCGCTAAGAGAAGCTCCACCCGTTAAAACTATTTTGGCTAGTCTGCTCCAAGTTTTATCTGATGAGCAGGAAACAGAAAGTAACTTATCCGACAACTTGAGCGATCGCGTATCAAGATTACTTGATTACTTGCGAAATCAAAGATGTCTTTTGATACTTGACAATCTGGAAGCAATTCTCCGTAGTGGTGGGCGAGCCGGACAATACCGAGAAGGATATGAGGGATATGGTGAGCTATTGCGACGATTAGGAGAAGCAACTCATCAAAGCTGCTTGGTGCTGACAAGTCGGGAACAACCACAAGAAGTAGCATTATTGAAAGGACAAGCATTATCGGTTCGCTCATTACAATTAAGTGGGTTAAATGTCATCGCAGGGCTAGAAATCTTTAAAATTAAGGGATTAACTGTAGCAAAGGAGGAATGTGAGGCGATTGTTAAACGCTACGCAGGCAATCCTTTAGCTTTGAAAATAGTTTCTACAACGATTGAAGATGTATTTGATGGTAATGTAAGTGAGTTTTTGCAGCAAGAGACTGCTGTTTTTGGCGATATTCACGATATTTTAGAACAGCAGTTTAATCGTTTGTCAGATTTAGAAGCGGAAATAATGTACTGGTTGGCGATTAATCGTGAACCTGTTTCGCTCTCAGAATTACGAGAAGATATTGTCTGGCTAGTGCCATCAGCCAAATTGCTAGAAGCTTTAGAATCTTTAGGAAGGCGATCGCTAGTCGAGAAAAGCGCAGCAACATTTACTCTACAACCTGTAGTTATGGAATTTGTAACTCAGGTATTAATAGAGCGAGTCTGTGAAGAAATTGCTGCTGAGGATATTGAGCTTTTTAGAAGCCACGCTTTGATAAAGGCAACAGCAAAAGACTATGTTAGGGAAGCTCAAATTCGCCTTATTCTCCAACCAGTTGTGAATGGGCTGCTCTCTGTTTTTAGAAATAAAAAGGGAATAGAAAAGCACTTAACTACAGTATTAGTAAAACAGCGAGAGGAATCACCGCAAGAACCTGGATATACGGCTGGAAATATTCTTAATCTGCTGAAGCATATAGGAACAGATTTAACTGGCTATGATTTTTCTTATTTAACTGTTTGGCAAGCAGACCTACGCAAGGTAAATTTACATCATGTAAACTTCCAAAACGCCGATTTAGCGAAGTCAGTTTTTTCTGAAACCTTTGGTGGGGTGATGTCTGTCGCCTTTAGTCCTGACGGGAAACTCCTTGCTGCGGGAGATAGCAATGGTGAAATTCACTTGTGGCGAGTTGCTAATGGTCAAAAACTTCTCATCTTACGAGGACACGCTAACTGGGTTGTCTCCGTTGCTTTTAGTTCTGACAACAAGACTCTTGCTAGCGGGAGTAGCGACTGTACGATAAGGCTGTGGGATATCAGTACTGGTGGATGCCAACAAATTTGGCAGGAACATGGTGGTGAAGTTTGGTCAGTTGTCTTTAGTCCTGATGGCGAGATGATTGCTAGTGGTAGTGATGACTACACCTTAAGGCTAT
This genomic interval from Chlorogloeopsis sp. ULAP01 contains the following:
- a CDS encoding ureidoglycolate lyase, whose product is MSNSSSRVLKIPVIDANSENIKPFGYLLGDNVSKPGLEIPFYQGRVIEGENLDFIYRGTATFRTAKIMPGYPAIIWLERHMHMTQLFVGLGKAPFIMVMAPPNHEQGENLPDLNQVKALRFPAGHALLLHLGTWHDFPIACEQPVVILTANSDEVVIALSQIKQPGEMNQGDVYKVSLPMRLGYEIQLDVINQ
- a CDS encoding NB-ARC domain-containing protein, yielding MALQNWKRKRGVVLTTRGLHKLQEAKRQSETNENYGNSYTLEEMSDLSGLYPSTISKVINREGGVDKKTIEKLFSIFKLKIDKSDYLSSNTHIDWGEAASISIFYGRTEELAILEQWILDDRCQLVALLGMGGIGKTTLSIKLTQKIQEDFEYVIWRSLREAPPVKTILASLLQVLSDEQETESNLSDNLSDRVSRLLDYLRNQRCLLILDNLEAILRSGGRAGQYREGYEGYGELLRRLGEATHQSCLVLTSREQPQEVALLKGQALSVRSLQLSGLNVIAGLEIFKIKGLTVAKEECEAIVKRYAGNPLALKIVSTTIEDVFDGNVSEFLQQETAVFGDIHDILEQQFNRLSDLEAEIMYWLAINREPVSLSELREDIVWLVPSAKLLEALESLGRRSLVEKSAATFTLQPVVMEFVTQVLIERVCEEIAAEDIELFRSHALIKATAKDYVREAQIRLILQPVVNGLLSVFRNKKGIEKHLTTVLVKQREESPQEPGYTAGNILNLLKHIGTDLTGYDFSYLTVWQADLRKVNLHHVNFQNADLAKSVFSETFGGVMSVAFSPDGKLLAAGDSNGEIHLWRVANGQKLLILRGHANWVVSVAFSSDNKTLASGSSDCTIRLWDISTGGCQQIWQEHGGEVWSVVFSPDGEMIASGSDDYTLRLWQVSTGECLKIFRGHTSWVTSVAFSLDGQTLISGSDDHTIKFWNVSTEECLRTLEGHSDGVRSIALSPDGKMLTSGSEDHTVKLWNIYTGECLKTFEGHTNRVFSVAFSPQGNVLVSGSHDNTVRLWDITTGQAMKTMQGHSSWIFSVAFSPQGDYLASGSHDQTVKLWSASTGECFRTFQGYTNQVLSVAFSPIPPTPLHKGGEGGILASGSHDHTVRLWDVSTGVVLKTIQGHTNWVYSVAFSPQGNLLVSGSGDRTIKLWDISTGQLLKTLQGHRAAVCSVAFSPDGQILVSGSEDNTIRLWDVSTYQVSKVCQGHRAAVWSVTFSPDGQMLASAAWDQKIKLWDVNTGECLKTLEGHTSWVWSVAFSPNGKMLASTSPDGTLRLWSVRTGECERILQPPTGWLLSVAFSPDGQTLASSSQDGIISLWDVNTFAYQKTLSGHKSGMIWSVAFCSDGQTLASGSEDETIKLWNTETGECLKTLKTEKPYESLSIIGTIGITEATKTTLKVLGAVD